From the Actinomycetota bacterium genome, the window GCCGTGCAGCGTGGCGAGGAAGTCGAGCGCGCGCGTGTCCTTCGGGAAGCACGAGCCGCCCCAGCCGATGCCGGGCTTGAGGAACGCGGTGCCGATCCTCCTGTCCATCCCGACGCCGCGGGCGACGAGGTCGACGTCGGCGCCCACGAGGTCGCACAGCGTGGCGATCTCGTTGATGAACGAGATCTTGGTGGCGAGGAACGCGTTGCTCGCGTACTTGATGAGCTCGGCCGACGCGATGTCGCAGGCGACCACCGGTGCCTCGACGTCGCCGTAGAGCGCCGCCAGCCGGGCGCACGCCGCGTCCTCGCCGCCGATGACGATGCGGTCGGTGTCGTACCAGTCCGCCACCGCCGAGCCCTCGCGCAGGAACTCCGGGTTCGAGGTGTACGCGATCCCGCGCGCGGCGAGCTGCTCGGCGAAGCGCTCGCCCGTGCCCGGCGGCACCGTGCTCTTCATCACGACGAGCGTCTCGGCCGAGGCGTCCTCGGCCAGCGCGTCCACGACGGCGCGCACGGCGGACAGGTCGGCGGCGCCGGCCGCGGTCGGCGGCGTGCCCACCGCGACGAACGCGATGCCGTCGACCGCCTCGATCGCGGCGTCGTCGGCGATCGTGAAGCGCAGGCGGCCGGCGGCCAGCCCCTCGGCGAGGTACTCGGCCAGCTGCGGCTCGTGGATGGTGGGCGTGCCCTCGGACAGGCGCGCGACCTTGGCAGCATCGGTGTCGAGCACGGTGACGTCGTGGCCGGAGTGCGCGAGGCACACGCCGGTGATGAGCCCGACGTACCCGGCGCCGAAGACGGTGACGCGCTCGCTCACGAGCGGCGCTCGCGGTCGCGGTCGATGTCGAGCGCGCGGATGCGCCACTGCACGTCCTCGATGAGCTTGCGGTTGGCGCTGGTGAGCTCCGCGAGCAGCGCGGCCAGCAGCATCATCGCGGCGAGCAGGACCAGGCCCGTGCCGAGGATGAGTGACTGCACGTGGCCCTGGCCGCCGGTCGTGAAGTAGTAGTAGAGGAAGCGGGCGCCCACGCCCACGCCCGCGAGCATGAAGATGGCCGCCGGCCACGCGAAGAACGGCACGGGCCGGTAGGTCATGAAGATGCGGAAGATCGTGCCGATCGAGCGGCGGACGTACGAGCCGATCGACTTGACCAGCCGCGACGGGCGCAGGTCCTCGTTCACGCGGATCGGCACCGAGGTGATCGCCATGCCCATCTGGCCGGCCTGGATGATTGTCTCGATCGTGTAGGTGTACTCGTTGAGCACGTTGAGGCGCATCGCGACGTC encodes:
- a CDS encoding UDP-glucose/GDP-mannose dehydrogenase family protein, which translates into the protein MSERVTVFGAGYVGLITGVCLAHSGHDVTVLDTDAAKVARLSEGTPTIHEPQLAEYLAEGLAAGRLRFTIADDAAIEAVDGIAFVAVGTPPTAAGAADLSAVRAVVDALAEDASAETLVVMKSTVPPGTGERFAEQLAARGIAYTSNPEFLREGSAVADWYDTDRIVIGGEDAACARLAALYGDVEAPVVACDIASAELIKYASNAFLATKISFINEIATLCDLVGADVDLVARGVGMDRRIGTAFLKPGIGWGGSCFPKDTRALDFLATLHGYDFHLLRAVIDVNSRQRLLPVRALVDHWESIEGRTVAVLGLTFKPDTDDVREAPASEIVALLLAEGAKVRAYNPVPVPVPAGASACGSLADCVAGADAVVVATEWREIAEADWHALAGTMVPGGIVFDGRNALDPHAVRAAGVTYVGVGRP